A segment of the Juglans regia cultivar Chandler chromosome 15, Walnut 2.0, whole genome shotgun sequence genome:
accaatGACTTCACATAATCATCCCAAAACGCCAAAGACAGAAGGCACTTCCCGAGTTCCCTCATAGGAGAGAGTAACTCCTGCAAGTATACAATCAACTTAAGATGTTAAAACTGTATGATTCAAACTTGAAGATACCCTAGTTTAAGTGAGAAGCATATCCCAATATAGACAGAATACAAGCAAAGCTGACTATTACACAAGTGTTtgttcactctttttttttgttacgaAACGATTGATGATAACTGAGTGTGCATGAGAAAGAGAGCGAGCTCTTTAACTGCGCTTTGTGCCCATCACTTGATGCTAGTAAGTACATACGTGTTCTACAACTTCCATCAACCAAAtccttataaatagattttaaattgattttatcttcactgttttttttttttttgggggtgggggaGTGAGGCCACACAAACAAAGTCAACAGAACAAATTCTTTAACCGGCATAAAAGATACCTTCATAACTGCTAAATTACTGTCAATGCCATCCACTTTAACTCCGTCAACTGTTTCTTGTGCTAGCACCACTTTTTCATAATTGATTTTAGATTCCTTAACTGCTCTTTCCAAAGAACTCATCTCTCCCACAGTTATCTCCCCCACAACAAGTCCAGCCTCATTAGGATTATTTGAACTTGTTCCAAACACAAACCCTAAGTTAGAGACCATGTCTAAGGCAGAGACTGAATGCATTTCACCTCCAGCCTTCGAATTGTTAGTCCGGTCCAACTCCCTGAGGGTTGTCATATTTGCAAGGGTTTCCAATATCAAGTCTCCACCTGGAAGTTGGTCACAAAAATTGAACATGAGAAGAGTCTCACACCGTAGAGGATTAGCCAAACTAATATCCTGAATGGCTTGTACTCGCAAAATCCCGAGTACGGCTTTTGAAAGTGCTTCAGCTCGTTCAACTCCCTTGATCTGGTACTTGTTTATAAATCTATGAACATATAAAATTTCTCGGATGATTCCTAGCCAGTAATCACGGCGAGTATGCCCCTTAAGCTCAGGAAACTCGAAGACAACCGATTCTGATCTACAAGGGAAAACTACAAAAAGTTATGGCCACTATAATGCTTAAAAGAGGGTGACCCATAGTAACATAATGGAAAAATCCTCGCAAGATtgaacactaaaaataataaataaatattttacagcAATAAAATAAACAGATATGCATCATACTTACAAGGAAATTGATTTATATGACACTGCCTTGTCAAAAAGCCGAGTACCCCATGGTCCAGTCATCTCAGGTTTAACAACTTGTTTCAGATCATCTGCTAAATCATAAGTTTTTGCCTTGTCATAAGACACAACACGGAGAGCTTCAAAGTAAAGAGCATGGTCCGTCATAACTAACCGACCTGCATACACATCACAGCAATGAGCAATCACATAAAAATGTCAGAGGACTTTAATCTTTAAACTcctattttgtaaaatttatgttgatgttaagtatgtttttttaacctataaaaaagtagataacACCATGGCTACAGTCAATAAGAATCTTTTATTTACGAATATAGGTCAAGTGAATTTATCCAACAAAATATCTTCATCCTATGAACCTACCAGGCCATGCAGACATCCCTATATGCTCAAGAACTGGTTGGGAGGTGACTGTTCCATCCACTTCAAGAACCTTTTCTCCTCTTGCTGATCGAACAGAAGAAATAAGAGACGACTCTGATTGgttcttcatttttctaataACTCTGCAAAAATTATACCAAACAAAATTTGAGAATGGATAACTGTAATCTTGACAATGGAGTAATTTGTGATACTTGAACTTAGATGTAGTtaaagaatacaaaaaaaaaaggagagagagaggagtttcAAAGTCCAATAACCTAATCATATTACAATCACTTAGCGACATTCTTGATCATATCATTTATGACGCTCAGTATTTTAATGTTCAAGGCCGATTGCAATTTTATATGTCCATTTCAATCTCTATAGTCTCCATATGTAAGTTTTGAATAATTAGCATATCAATCATTCCaacatggagaaaaaaaaaaggaaactatATCCTGAAACATCCATCGCATGTCCAACACATCTGTCAAATACTGGCTGAGCAGAGGAAGACAAACTGAAACATAGGTTGATACAGCCCCGACATAGATAATAGGGCCTCATGGAACTTTGCTTTTGAATCAACGTGAAATGGTCCCAATGTCCCTTCAGGGACTTTATCTCAATATAgacattacatttttttctttttatcaaagttGTTTTCGACTTTTTTCCATTCAAATAATAGCTTTCACCACTGACTGgccatattaataaaaaataattaagcgTATCATCCATACTATAAAGCTTCATTCCACTCATTTGGTTAGAGAGCTCCTCCCATTTTGTTTAGTTGCTTCAGTTATCAGGATAAACTGCCAAGTGGCATAAAATTTTCACTTGTCCAcgatttaagatttgaaataaCCAGACAAAATTCCAAGGAAACAATGATAATCACTAGAAGTAACGGCAACTTCTGTTTATGAAATTAGAGATGGGTGGGGGACATGAAGAACTCTAAAATATCTCCAATGTCATCCACCTTAAGATTAGCTTAGATTGGCATGAAAAAGACCAAAATGGTCaatgggaaaataaaaataaaaatatcccCCTACTGCTGCCATCcccccaaaaccccataaagaaaagaaaatcccaaaCCACCCGAAAATGGAAAGAAGTCAAAATAATAGCAAACTAATATGGAGATGCAATTACCTTTCTAGTCCGCTTAAATACTTTTCGTAGATGGAAAACTGAAGCCGACCACCAGTTGATTTGGTAAGCAcctcaaataaattttcactaatAACCACATTTGCAATAATAGGGACTGCTGAAGCTATTCTTGAGAAGGCCTCTACCCCAACAGATGCATCCTCTTCGACCTGTAGATAGATTTTGCCCGTGCACGGCAAAACTGTCAGGAAGCAACAGACTCATAGTAATAAAGACACCATAGTTTACAGAAAAACTCGAGATAAGGTTATAGTAAGTGAATCTAAATTTCAAGAGGATCTCCAAAAAgtgaaacaatattattaattacatgAGAGTATGTGTGAGTGAGTAGGGGAGAGACGAGAGAAatgtcataatttttttatgactagATTAACTAGGTTTTATTCTAGTGATTTAAATTGTATGTTAATCATCTCTGCCTCCACTGCAGTCCGCGTGGAAGGAATAGATTTGATCTTCTGATAGACATGTTATGAGTCAAGGAAAAACACAAACCAGCCAGGCTATACTTGCGTGCAAGGAGTTTCTCAGGCACAGGGTTGGTTGGATGACTCATGCCTCTGTGTgagtgtgtgggtgtgtgtgtgagtgagagagagatctatTAAGCCTATAATGTGGAGAGGTCATAACATTACATGGTAGAAAGGCACTTCCACTGCAGAGTTCACAACTTAATTAGACAAATAAAGCTTACATTTATTAAAGGCTGGCTGGCAGCTGCCGGAGCCTCCCAAGCTAGCATCATGTCATACGTTAAGCGTCGAAACTTTTTATCGGCGAGATGACTTGTAACTCGTATTGACAAGGCTAGTGTCCGGAAACAGCAGTATTCCAACAAGTTCCTTGCGTACCTTGATGGATGCTTTATTGATTCAGCAGCCTCTGCATTGAAGCTTTCTTGAAGCTCAATTGGAGGAACACCAAGGACTCTACATCATTGGGATTTCTTCGTtggaataaatataaataataaaaaataaccacaTTTGACAAACAGAAGTAGCACAGAACACTAGAATGGAAGGTTTCCTATATTCATCTAATATTCAAGAAAGCATGTAAAATTAGAGTACAAGATAGAAAGTAATAAGCTCACTTTGAACATCTACGAACAACCAGATTTGCAACAGGAGAAAGCTGTGGTATCCAATTCCTCTGAGCAGATGGGGACCTTCCCATCTCTTCAAATTCTTCATCGAAGGAACTGCGTTTGCCAAGTAACCATTTGAATGATCCTTCTCTTACTAGACCTTCAAGCAAATTTCTTGTTTTGCTACCCACAGCCATCTCCAACTTTACACTCACTATCTTCTCAAACTGGACAGAAATTCACCTCTCAAATGCCTGTCATACATCTTGCATTCAATTAGAAAACCTCAATTTCATTGATACCACTGTCCAAGTGAGATACATTTGATGAAACCTGTGCAGATTACCTTTTAATTTGAAGTTCAAAATCAACTTTGCCCAATGTAACATATAGGAACCAATATAGATCACCCACTCAAAACCTTTCAATTTCTTCTACTTAGAAAAATCATTACAGGTTTCTCACTCAATACAATTTAAGTTGAAGCCCCAGCATCAACTTCAGCTACCACACTTAACTGCCAGACACTTAATTGTTCAAAACCTCAAGTATCAATCTTCAACAATGAAACTTCTAATACCTTTACTTTGCCAGCAGTCCACGGATTTttcctgaaaaagaaaaatcccctTTTCTACTCAAAAATCAAAGCCCAAGGACCAAAATATTTAGCATCCTTATCCCGAAAACTTTTATTACCAACGAAGAAGAAAATTCCTAGTAACACTAACGAATCCCAAGTATAAAATTATACACCGACACTTTCAACCTATTCAACTTGATAAAAACCCATAACGAATTCCTCGTAagaaataaaaaccaaataatCCAAAACCTAAGAACCAAAATTCATCAACAAGACAATCCCAACAAGTTAGtttatttattcattgtttGCCAGCAAAGCTCAACATAAGGAATCTTACCGCAAAATGGATGTTCCGGGCCCTAAAATGTCAACTTTTGCATTCAGATTCTCCACGTCCGAACAATTCTCTTCGTTTGCTTAACATTGGAAGAAACCCATCTcagattataatttatatgtcgCATTATCTTACAAACCCGTTTCACCAATTTGCGAAACTCCTAGGATTAAGCAAACTGTAAAAGCAGGGGAATCATATCGGACAATTTCCAATACAGACATCAAGGTTCTGGCGTGatagaaaggaaatgaaagctGTAGGTAGAGAATAAAGCGACAGGGAGAGATGGGGAGGGAGAGTGATCGAGGAGGAGCTTCCACCCTCTGAACCTATCTGTTCGAGTTTCGTGCTTGGGAGAGATGATCAGAAGATCTCGGGTGCAGAGAACAACGACACACTCACACAAGTGTTCACGTCGAATTGGTGTAAATGAGTTAAAAAGTCAAAATAGTCTATTGTTTGAGACTCATTGCCACGAATggtagtgaaaatattttattttattattataaattataaatttttaaaaaaatataaaaaataatttaatttttttaaatttttaaataataataatattaaaaaaataatattttaacaataatctCCTTATCCAAACCACATTTCAAGATGAGGAAAattcttcatcatttatttGTTGGTGTttgaaataagagaaaatataaatagcactCTACTATATATAACAGCCGCTGCACACTAAGAGTattgggtaaaaaaaaaaaaaaccacaacacGGGTGTGCTGCGGCTATGGACTGATGCCCAGAAgaactcttgaaataattgatGTTTGAGATACGGTTAATGATGCACttacatttcttttattattgttttacgatgtagttatttttaaattttatgttctttaaatttagattaaaactttcaaaacatgatttttttgtataatttaaaaataaataaatttaatcaactaacataatcatataattcaattaaaattaaattcagttTGATAAAAATTAACCTTCTTTTGCTctatgtttataaaaataaatttaatttaatttaattatatgattatattagttggttaaatttattttcttttaaattatacaagaaaatcatattctaaaatttttaatctaaatttaaatagcaacaagaaaaaaaataataattgagtaGTAAATAAATTGTAAGGATATCATTATCCTTGAGATAAAAACTTTTGctagagattttttatttttatttttgtaaaattatttttcattttagcatttttcttaaatcataactaattagatgaaaattacttttgagagttaaaaatttaaaaatattggtttGATATGTAAAAGGTATTCAGATTTGAAATCTCGTAAAAGTTTTTATCcgaattttataatctaaaattGGAAAGCAATATAGTAGTGAGTTATGTGGGGGTGCATGTAGCGGTCAAACCTAGGGGTGCATGTAGTGGCAAACTagtattttcctattttatatgtctatattttttcattgagTACTAAATTTTGGATAAGATGTTtaaagaatattaatttgtcAAAGatacttaaattagaaattaaattattttccaaatagaatttgaactttttaaaagatttatggTCCCAACATTAAGTTGTATTTGGTTGTTAAACTAAATTCAATTAATCTTAAATCAAGGTATCTTTGTTATTAAACTcctcttaatttattattacaaatttttta
Coding sequences within it:
- the LOC118344721 gene encoding uncharacterized protein LOC118344721 encodes the protein MAVGSKTRNLLEGLVREGSFKWLLGKRSSFDEEFEEMGRSPSAQRNWIPQLSPVANLVVRRCSKVLGVPPIELQESFNAEAAESIKHPSRYARNLLEYCCFRTLALSIRVTSHLADKKFRRLTYDMMLAWEAPAAASQPLINVEEDASVGVEAFSRIASAVPIIANVVISENLFEVLTKSTGGRLQFSIYEKYLSGLERVIRKMKNQSESSLISSVRSARGEKVLEVDGTVTSQPVLEHIGMSAWPGRLVMTDHALYFEALRVVSYDKAKTYDLADDLKQVVKPEMTGPWGTRLFDKAVSYKSISLSESVVFEFPELKGHTRRDYWLGIIREILYVHRFINKYQIKGVERAEALSKAVLGILRVQAIQDISLANPLRCETLLMFNFCDQLPGGDLILETLANMTTLRELDRTNNSKAGGEMHSVSALDMVSNLGFVFGTSSNNPNEAGLVVGEITVGEMSSLERAVKESKINYEKVVLAQETVDGVKVDGIDSNLAVMKELLSPMRELGKCLLSLAFWDDYVKSLVFCLFFSYIIFRGWLGYTFALVLIFIAIFMVLNRFCGQGKPVDHVKVIVPPATKTMEQLLAVQNAISQTEGLIQDGNILLLKMRALLLCIFPQASQKFAAALLIAALILAFVPSKFIVLLIFLETFTRYSPPRKASTERWMRRLREWWFSIPAAPVILEREREEKKRK